One Eriocheir sinensis breed Jianghai 21 chromosome 67, ASM2467909v1, whole genome shotgun sequence DNA segment encodes these proteins:
- the LOC126987895 gene encoding uncharacterized protein LOC126987895 isoform X3, translated as MSKGVVNESLFPAHYKEMFVALFKCYNMTTPSSATVERVFSMGLNILKPKRSTLTFMNFERVMLLKGNEHLLQFEIPEEEVEDVFA; from the coding sequence ATGTCCAAGGGGGTCGTTAACGAGAGCCTCTTCCCCGCGCACTACAAGGAGATGTTTGTGGCCTTGTTCAAGTGCTACAACATGACCACCCCCAGCTCAGCCACAGTGGAGAGGGTGTTCTCAATGGGCTTGAACATCTTGAAGCCCAAGAGGAGCACCCTCACATTCATGAACTTTGAGAGGGTCATGTTGCTGAAGGGCAACGAGCACCTGCTGCAGTTTGAGATccctgaggaggaggtggaagatgtctttgcctaa